The Bacteroides acidifaciens genome includes a region encoding these proteins:
- the pflA gene encoding pyruvate formate-lyase-activating protein has translation MTINVHSYESMGTFDGPGLRLVVFLQGCNFRCLYCANPDTIAGKGGTPTPPEEIVRMAMSQRPFFGKRGGITFSGGEPTFQAKALVPLVRELKEKGIHVCIDSNGGIWNEDVEELFKLTDLVLLDIKEFNPARHQTLTGRSNEQTIRTAAWLEENEKPFWLRYVLVPGYSDFEEDIRQLGAALGKYKMIQRVEILPYHTLGVHKYEAMEQEYKLKDVKENTPEQLEKAAGVFKEYFATVVVN, from the coding sequence ATGACGATAAACGTACATTCATACGAAAGTATGGGAACATTCGACGGGCCGGGCTTACGGCTCGTCGTTTTTCTTCAAGGTTGCAATTTCCGCTGCCTGTATTGCGCCAACCCCGACACAATAGCCGGAAAAGGAGGCACACCTACCCCACCGGAAGAAATCGTCCGTATGGCTATGAGCCAACGTCCTTTTTTCGGGAAACGCGGCGGAATCACTTTTTCAGGCGGAGAACCTACGTTTCAAGCGAAAGCGCTAGTCCCGCTGGTTCGCGAGCTAAAAGAGAAAGGGATTCATGTCTGCATAGACAGCAACGGCGGCATCTGGAATGAAGATGTGGAAGAGCTTTTCAAACTGACCGACCTCGTATTGCTTGATATCAAAGAGTTCAACCCTGCCCGCCATCAGACACTGACCGGAAGAAGCAACGAACAGACCATCCGCACAGCGGCATGGCTCGAAGAAAACGAGAAACCTTTCTGGCTGCGTTATGTATTAGTACCCGGATACAGCGATTTTGAAGAGGATATCCGCCAACTGGGGGCAGCTTTGGGAAAGTACAAAATGATTCAACGGGTAGAAATCCTGCCTTACCATACGCTGGGCGTACATAAATACGAAGCCATGGAACAGGAATATAAGCTGAAAGACGTAAAAGAAAATACCCCCGAACAACTTGAAAAAGCTGCGGGAGTATTCAAAGAGTATTTTGCTACTGTGGTGGTCAATTAA
- a CDS encoding ATP-binding protein, whose amino-acid sequence MNTLERKLPIGIQTFENIRKGGFLYVDKTAILWQIINTGKPYFLSRPRRFGKSLLISTFDAYFQGRKDLFEGLAIEKLETKWEQYPVLHLDLNAKKYETAADLVAMLNQYLEKWEAVYGDEKKDRSPEERFSYIIEQAYLKTGKGVVVLVDEYDKPLLQALLDENLLDEYRRILKAFYGVLKSSDRYLRFIFLTGVTKFAQVSVFSDLNQLNDISMKIPYANICGITKKELVSTFTPELERLAEVQEMSFEDTVDKMTAMYDGYHFTYSEEGLFNPFSVLNVFDGLMFDNYWFQTGTPTYLVDLLKQSDYDLRLLIDGLEVGSSGFAEYRAETKNPLPMIYQSGYLTIKNFDKSLNLYTLGFPNDEVKYGFLKFLIPYYTPISSDETDFNAVKFVRELQSGDVHSFMERMKSFFADIPYELNTKTERHYQVIFYLVFKLMGQYVDAEVRSAKGRADAVVKTKDRIYVFEFKLEGTVDEALKQIDEKGYLLPYRTDGRELVKVGVSFNAEERNIGEYKVV is encoded by the coding sequence ATGAATACATTGGAACGTAAATTGCCGATAGGGATACAGACATTTGAAAATATACGTAAGGGCGGTTTCCTTTATGTAGATAAAACGGCTATTTTGTGGCAAATAATAAATACGGGAAAGCCTTATTTCCTTAGTCGTCCTCGTCGTTTTGGCAAAAGTCTGCTAATTTCCACTTTTGATGCCTACTTTCAGGGTCGTAAAGACCTTTTTGAAGGCTTGGCAATTGAAAAGTTAGAGACGAAATGGGAGCAATATCCGGTTCTGCATCTTGATTTGAATGCGAAGAAATATGAGACGGCGGCAGATTTGGTCGCCATGCTAAACCAGTATTTGGAGAAATGGGAAGCCGTATATGGTGATGAGAAGAAAGACCGTAGTCCTGAAGAACGTTTTAGTTATATCATTGAGCAAGCCTACCTGAAAACTGGAAAAGGAGTTGTGGTATTGGTTGATGAGTATGATAAACCTTTGCTGCAAGCCCTTTTAGATGAGAACCTGTTGGATGAATACCGTCGTATTCTGAAAGCCTTTTATGGTGTACTGAAAAGTTCCGACCGCTATCTCCGGTTTATATTCTTGACAGGAGTCACAAAATTTGCCCAAGTAAGTGTGTTTAGTGATTTGAATCAACTGAATGATATTAGCATGAAGATTCCATACGCCAATATCTGTGGTATTACTAAAAAAGAATTAGTATCCACATTTACTCCCGAGTTGGAGCGGTTGGCAGAAGTGCAGGAGATGTCCTTTGAAGATACAGTCGATAAAATGACAGCGATGTATGATGGCTATCACTTTACATACAGCGAAGAAGGGCTATTTAATCCCTTCAGTGTACTCAATGTCTTTGATGGATTAATGTTTGATAATTACTGGTTTCAGACTGGTACTCCTACCTATCTTGTAGACCTGCTGAAGCAAAGCGATTATGATTTACGTTTGCTGATAGATGGCTTGGAAGTAGGAAGTTCAGGATTTGCCGAATACCGTGCAGAGACCAAAAATCCCCTTCCGATGATTTACCAAAGTGGTTATCTGACCATTAAAAACTTTGATAAATCATTGAACCTATATACGCTGGGTTTTCCGAATGATGAGGTAAAATATGGTTTCCTTAAATTCCTGATACCCTATTATACCCCCATATCTTCTGATGAAACAGATTTTAATGCTGTTAAGTTTGTCCGTGAACTTCAGTCGGGCGACGTTCATTCCTTTATGGAACGTATGAAATCATTCTTTGCTGACATTCCCTACGAATTGAACACAAAGACTGAACGTCATTATCAGGTTATTTTCTATCTTGTCTTTAAGTTGATGGGACAATATGTAGATGCAGAAGTCCGTAGCGCGAAAGGTCGTGCCGATGCCGTGGTGAAAACAAAAGACCGCATTTATGTTTTTGAGTTTAAACTGGAAGGAACAGTAGACGAAGCTCTGAAACAAATAGATGAAAAAGGCTATTTGCTACCTTACCGGACAGACGGGCGTGAGCTAGTAAAAGTGGGAGTTTCTTTTAATGCTGAAGAACGTAATATTGGTGAATATAAAGTAGTTTAA
- a CDS encoding outer membrane beta-barrel protein yields the protein MEEKELWMNKLKEKLADYSEPTPVSGWEQLEKELMPSVEKKIYPYRKWMMAAAAVILLAIVSSVSLYFLGTPAADEMRHIQTPALATTPDALPGVQQPDMQGTSVEPVLRPVTREDRLAKAHRNVPEHKTLVDDEPIVKEKPESVIEENEPGKAVDEVKLREETNAAQAQPKETERPVNNRPRRPSGRDKYHIPAEKQSSRKGTWSMGLGVGNSGGASSEVGSSAYPYMSRVSMLSVSNGLMQIPNDQTLVFEDGVPYLRQAKQVVDIKHHQPISFGLSVRKALGNGFSLESGLTYTLLSSDAKLADNDQQIEQKLHYIGIPLRANWNFLDRKLVTLYVSGGGMVEKCVYGKLGSEKETVKPLQFSVSGAVGAQLNVTKRVGIYVEPGVAYYFDDGSDIQTIRKENPFNFNIQAGIRLTY from the coding sequence ATGGAAGAGAAAGAATTGTGGATGAATAAGTTGAAGGAGAAGCTCGCGGATTATTCCGAGCCGACACCTGTTTCCGGTTGGGAACAACTGGAGAAAGAGCTTATGCCCTCTGTGGAGAAGAAGATATATCCTTATCGAAAATGGATGATGGCTGCTGCGGCTGTTATATTGCTGGCTATCGTCTCGTCAGTAAGCCTGTATTTCCTGGGGACACCTGCGGCAGATGAAATGCGTCATATACAGACACCGGCATTAGCTACCACGCCCGATGCTTTGCCGGGCGTGCAACAACCGGACATGCAAGGCACTTCCGTCGAACCTGTCCTGCGGCCTGTTACCCGTGAAGACCGGTTGGCGAAAGCACACCGGAATGTCCCGGAACATAAAACACTGGTAGATGATGAACCCATAGTGAAAGAAAAACCGGAATCTGTAATTGAAGAAAACGAACCCGGAAAAGCCGTAGATGAGGTAAAACTGAGAGAAGAAACAAATGCCGCTCAAGCTCAACCGAAAGAAACGGAACGTCCGGTAAACAACAGACCACGACGTCCTTCCGGCAGAGACAAATACCATATCCCGGCAGAAAAGCAATCTTCTCGGAAAGGAACCTGGTCGATGGGGCTTGGGGTAGGAAATTCGGGCGGTGCTTCTTCAGAAGTTGGCTCGAGTGCGTATCCCTATATGTCTCGTGTCAGTATGCTTTCTGTTTCAAATGGTTTGATGCAGATTCCTAATGACCAGACGTTGGTTTTTGAAGATGGAGTACCTTACTTGCGTCAGGCAAAACAGGTAGTTGATATTAAACACCATCAGCCTATCTCTTTTGGATTATCCGTTCGTAAAGCTTTAGGCAACGGTTTTTCCCTAGAGTCCGGTTTGACTTATACGCTGCTTTCCTCGGATGCCAAACTGGCTGATAATGACCAGCAGATAGAACAGAAACTCCATTATATCGGTATCCCGTTGCGTGCTAACTGGAACTTCCTTGACAGGAAACTCGTTACTCTTTATGTATCCGGTGGCGGTATGGTTGAGAAATGCGTCTATGGAAAGCTCGGTTCTGAAAAGGAAACAGTGAAACCCTTGCAATTCTCGGTATCCGGTGCAGTAGGTGCGCAGTTGAATGTAACGAAACGTGTCGGTATCTATGTAGAACCGGGTGTTGCTTATTATTTTGATGACGGTTCGGATATTCAGACCATACGTAAGGAGAATCCGTTCAATTTCAATATACAGGCTGGTATCCGCTTGACTTATTAA
- a CDS encoding RNA polymerase sigma factor — protein MEELELSEQCRQGNNRARKELYEQYAGRMLGICLRYAGDRDTAQDLLHDSFIKIFDSFDKFTWRGEGSLRAWMERVVVNIALQYLRKNDVINQAASLEELSEEYEEPDASDVEAIPQKVLMQFIEELPAGYRTVFNLYTFEDKSHKEIAQVLGINEKSSASQLFRAKTVLAKRVKEWIMNNG, from the coding sequence ATGGAAGAATTAGAGTTGTCGGAGCAATGCAGGCAAGGAAACAACCGAGCCCGCAAGGAACTGTATGAGCAGTATGCGGGGCGTATGCTTGGCATCTGTCTGCGCTATGCCGGCGACCGTGATACGGCTCAGGATCTGCTTCACGACAGTTTTATAAAGATATTCGACTCTTTCGACAAGTTCACCTGGCGCGGTGAAGGTTCTTTGCGGGCCTGGATGGAGCGCGTGGTAGTCAACATTGCTTTGCAGTATCTCCGGAAGAATGATGTAATCAATCAGGCAGCGTCATTGGAAGAGTTGTCCGAAGAATATGAAGAGCCGGATGCTTCCGATGTGGAAGCGATACCCCAAAAAGTGTTGATGCAGTTTATCGAAGAACTGCCGGCGGGGTATCGTACAGTGTTTAACCTTTATACTTTCGAGGACAAATCACACAAAGAAATCGCCCAGGTATTAGGTATTAATGAGAAATCTTCGGCTTCGCAACTGTTTCGGGCGAAGACGGTATTGGCAAAAAGAGTAAAAGAATGGATAATGAATAATGGATAG
- a CDS encoding NigD-like protein, which yields MKKLKFIAFIFAIMTTMPILQSCLDDDNSPSDLLVISTINMMSLDSKEFYFTLDDGKKMYPSNGEGWSNADFVDGQRAFVMFNKLEEPVGGYDYNVQVKQIKEILTKDIVTMDEEENNEEKIGNDKINATYMWINKDKKYLTIEFQYYGTHSEDKKHFLNLVINNLTPAPTADEESEEDEFINLEFRHNSEGDYPQTLGEGYVSFKLDEIKNQMEGKKGLRIRVNTLYSGIKTYEVKFP from the coding sequence ATGAAGAAATTGAAATTCATTGCCTTTATCTTTGCTATTATGACCACAATGCCGATTCTCCAGTCTTGCCTGGACGACGATAACAGTCCGTCCGACCTACTGGTTATCAGCACAATAAATATGATGAGCCTGGATAGCAAGGAGTTTTATTTCACCTTGGATGATGGAAAGAAGATGTATCCAAGCAATGGAGAAGGATGGAGCAACGCGGATTTTGTGGATGGCCAGCGAGCCTTTGTCATGTTCAACAAACTGGAAGAACCGGTAGGCGGATATGACTATAATGTTCAGGTAAAACAGATAAAAGAAATCCTGACCAAAGACATTGTCACTATGGATGAGGAAGAAAACAATGAGGAGAAAATCGGAAACGATAAGATTAACGCTACTTATATGTGGATTAACAAGGATAAGAAATATCTGACTATCGAATTCCAATATTATGGTACGCATAGCGAAGATAAGAAACATTTCCTGAATCTGGTTATCAATAATCTCACCCCGGCTCCTACCGCAGATGAGGAGAGTGAAGAGGATGAATTTATCAACCTGGAATTCCGCCACAACAGTGAAGGGGATTATCCTCAGACTTTAGGCGAAGGGTATGTATCTTTCAAGCTGGACGAAATCAAGAACCAGATGGAAGGAAAGAAGGGACTAAGAATCCGTGTCAATACCCTATATAGCGGAATAAAAACATATGAAGTGAAATTTCCCTAA
- a CDS encoding DMT family transporter — MKKGLFYAILASVLWAIVNPFIKQGLSYDFTPMNFAGIRFTTVGIILFAYTWHKGMWKEIRQHSRLFLNLILVNMFMGYTAFYFGVDFVSGAISSIIMGMTPLINVLLAHLLASNDRLNVHKIISLVVSLIGLFLIIGMGSDGAPLDWKGITGIVLLLLSIIFQGYSAISVSEDKGKVNPIFLNAVQMFFGGLLIYMIGLGTEGYHSFIGKPGGFYISLGILVFISVFAFSFWFIALQSKGAKVSDINMCRLINPILGAVLSWIMLPDEHPTFSTVAGMIIIVSSLIIYFKGAEIKQWFKKKTAKAN, encoded by the coding sequence ATGAAAAAAGGACTTTTTTATGCCATATTGGCCTCTGTTTTATGGGCTATAGTCAATCCGTTTATCAAACAAGGACTGAGCTACGATTTTACTCCGATGAACTTTGCCGGAATCCGTTTTACTACCGTGGGGATTATTCTTTTCGCATATACCTGGCACAAAGGTATGTGGAAGGAGATACGCCAGCACAGCAGGTTATTCTTGAACTTGATTCTTGTCAATATGTTTATGGGATATACGGCTTTTTACTTCGGTGTGGATTTTGTAAGTGGTGCCATTTCGTCTATTATCATGGGGATGACTCCGCTTATCAATGTGCTTCTAGCGCATTTGCTTGCTAGCAATGACAGGCTGAATGTTCATAAAATAATCAGTCTTGTGGTCAGCCTTATCGGTCTGTTCCTTATCATAGGAATGGGAAGTGACGGTGCGCCGCTCGATTGGAAAGGAATCACCGGTATTGTGTTGTTGCTGCTCAGTATTATTTTTCAAGGGTATTCCGCTATCTCCGTTTCGGAAGATAAGGGAAAGGTAAATCCTATTTTTCTGAATGCCGTGCAGATGTTCTTCGGCGGTCTACTTATATATATGATAGGGCTGGGCACGGAAGGTTATCATTCTTTTATCGGAAAACCAGGCGGTTTCTATATCAGTCTCGGTATTTTGGTGTTTATTTCTGTCTTTGCCTTTAGCTTTTGGTTTATTGCTTTGCAAAGCAAGGGTGCAAAGGTCAGCGATATAAATATGTGCCGATTGATTAATCCGATTCTTGGCGCAGTATTGAGTTGGATCATGCTTCCGGACGAGCATCCGACATTCAGCACGGTGGCTGGAATGATTATTATCGTCAGCTCCCTGATTATTTATTTCAAAGGAGCTGAGATAAAACAATGGTTTAAGAAGAAAACAGCTAAAGCAAACTAA
- a CDS encoding hydrogen peroxide-inducible genes activator — MTIQQLEYILAVDQFRHFARAAEYCRVTQPTLSAMIQKLEDELGVKLFDRTVQPVCPTAIGQKVIDQARVILARAAQVKEIISEEKQSLSGIFRLGVLPTIAPYLLPRFFPQLMEKYPELDIRVTEMKTQDIQQALHSGDLDAGIIASKLEDTFLTEETLFYEQFYAYVSKKEPSFKHDVIRTSDITGERLWLLDEGHCFRDQLVRFCQMEAVKMSQMAYRLGSMETFMRMVESGKGITFIPELAVSQLTEEQRKLVRPFAIPRPTRQVVLTTSRDFVRHSLLCVLKEEIKAAVPKEMLTLQSIQCLL; from the coding sequence ATGACTATACAACAATTAGAATATATATTGGCTGTTGACCAGTTCCGGCACTTCGCCCGTGCAGCCGAGTATTGCCGGGTGACACAACCCACATTGAGTGCCATGATTCAGAAATTGGAAGATGAACTAGGAGTGAAACTGTTTGACCGGACTGTACAGCCTGTTTGTCCGACAGCTATCGGACAGAAAGTGATAGACCAGGCTCGTGTGATTCTAGCACGAGCAGCCCAGGTAAAAGAAATCATCAGTGAAGAAAAGCAATCACTATCCGGTATATTCCGTTTAGGGGTATTACCGACCATTGCTCCTTATCTGCTTCCCCGCTTCTTTCCGCAACTGATGGAGAAATATCCCGAACTGGATATTCGTGTAACGGAAATGAAAACTCAGGATATTCAGCAAGCATTGCATAGTGGAGATTTGGATGCAGGGATTATAGCCAGCAAACTGGAAGATACTTTCCTTACGGAAGAAACACTGTTCTACGAACAATTTTACGCCTACGTGTCTAAGAAAGAACCCTCTTTCAAACATGATGTTATCCGTACTTCCGATATAACCGGCGAACGCCTTTGGTTGCTGGACGAGGGACATTGCTTCCGTGACCAACTTGTCCGCTTCTGTCAGATGGAAGCAGTAAAAATGAGTCAGATGGCGTATCGTCTGGGAAGCATGGAGACCTTTATGCGCATGGTAGAAAGCGGGAAGGGAATAACTTTTATTCCCGAACTGGCAGTATCCCAGTTGACAGAAGAACAACGGAAACTGGTACGTCCATTTGCCATCCCACGTCCAACGCGCCAGGTTGTACTGACTACGAGCAGGGATTTCGTGCGTCACAGCCTGCTCTGCGTATTGAAAGAAGAAATAAAAGCAGCAGTGCCTAAAGAAATGCTGACCTTGCAGTCCATTCAATGTCTGCTATAA
- a CDS encoding sulfatase: MCAQKNIEITGNERPNILFILSDDHTSQAWGIYGGILSDYVYNPNIRRLASEGVVLDNCFCTNSISSPSRASILTGAYSHKNGVYTLADSLDTSLPTFATILQQEGYQTALVGKWHLKSQPQGFDYYSIFHDQGVYRDPLFINSSDPWPGNRNFGECIQGFSTDIVTQKAIDWMKNREGKQPFLMCCHFKATHEPYDYPIRMEHLYDGVVFPEPENLMDWGPETNGRGFVGQNLEEIGRRWEEASADPDRWWCRYPGLPFSTKGMQRTVARKMIYQKYIKDYLRCGATVDDNIGKLLKALDDMGIADNTIVIYVSDQGYFLGEHGFFDKRMFYEEAARMPFVISYPGKIPAGKRVKDLILNVDFAPTLAQFAGVKITKEMQGRSFVDNLCGETPTDWRRSFYYRYWTHHTIRPAHMGIRNERYKLIFYYGEPLDMTDGQETPTAPVWDFYDLQKDPKEDRNVYDEKEYAPIIKQMKKEMIKLRMEAEDTDDKYPQMQKLFEECF; encoded by the coding sequence ATGTGTGCACAAAAGAATATAGAGATAACAGGTAATGAACGTCCTAATATTCTTTTTATCTTAAGTGATGACCATACATCACAAGCATGGGGAATTTATGGTGGTATATTATCTGACTATGTTTATAATCCGAATATTCGGCGTTTGGCTTCCGAAGGAGTAGTGTTGGATAATTGTTTCTGTACCAATTCTATTTCATCTCCCAGTCGCGCTTCCATTCTTACAGGAGCATATAGTCATAAGAATGGGGTATATACACTAGCTGATTCGTTGGATACTTCGTTACCTACATTTGCTACAATATTGCAACAGGAGGGATATCAGACAGCCTTGGTCGGTAAATGGCATTTAAAGTCTCAGCCACAAGGATTTGATTATTATTCTATTTTTCATGATCAAGGTGTATATCGTGATCCTCTCTTTATTAATAGTTCTGACCCTTGGCCCGGTAATCGTAATTTTGGTGAATGTATTCAGGGATTCTCGACTGATATTGTGACGCAAAAGGCAATTGATTGGATGAAAAACAGGGAGGGAAAACAACCATTTCTGATGTGTTGTCATTTTAAAGCTACCCATGAACCGTATGATTATCCAATCAGAATGGAACATTTGTATGATGGAGTGGTTTTCCCTGAACCGGAAAATCTGATGGACTGGGGACCTGAAACTAATGGGAGAGGGTTTGTCGGGCAGAACTTGGAAGAAATCGGAAGACGTTGGGAAGAAGCTTCTGCCGATCCGGATAGATGGTGGTGCCGTTATCCGGGGCTGCCGTTTTCTACGAAAGGAATGCAACGTACAGTAGCCCGTAAAATGATATATCAAAAATATATTAAAGACTATTTACGTTGCGGTGCAACAGTTGATGATAATATAGGGAAGCTCTTGAAAGCATTGGATGACATGGGAATAGCCGACAACACGATTGTCATATATGTCTCTGATCAAGGATATTTTCTTGGTGAACATGGTTTTTTTGATAAACGTATGTTTTATGAAGAGGCAGCCCGTATGCCATTTGTAATTAGTTACCCGGGAAAAATCCCTGCGGGAAAACGAGTGAAAGACTTGATACTGAATGTTGATTTTGCTCCGACTTTAGCGCAATTTGCAGGTGTTAAGATTACTAAGGAGATGCAAGGACGCAGTTTTGTTGACAATCTTTGCGGAGAAACGCCCACTGATTGGCGGCGTAGTTTTTATTATCGTTATTGGACACATCATACAATTCGTCCTGCTCATATGGGAATTCGTAATGAACGTTATAAACTTATTTTCTATTATGGCGAACCATTGGATATGACGGATGGACAGGAGACTCCTACTGCACCCGTGTGGGACTTTTATGATTTACAGAAAGATCCGAAAGAGGATCGTAATGTGTATGATGAGAAGGAATATGCTCCTATCATTAAACAAATGAAAAAGGAGATGATAAAATTGCGTATGGAGGCTGAAGATACTGATGATAAATATCCTCAAATGCAGAAACTTTTTGAAGAGTGTTTTTAA
- a CDS encoding discoidin domain-containing protein — translation MKKLLLYFIFATVALCVACGDDEETVYTDITENPFTDFTVNCELMNEEGVIVFDEIGASTTLQFNGIPENAGDIEEFSFRFRSGNERIFTVDMDGVITSVASGEAELSIWMVDKYNVIQLQKTCNIFVTAKVTDIVIPGDTDGLTLELGAVYDLNANVSVLPEGATDKTLSYSIKDGEDVVSLEEGILKVLAQGTAVIEIAANDNSGVKAELNITTVPWYCRDSWTVDTSIFYETVGTNYAPDGETGKPEDILDGKGETFLSLIKPGKDYGDCATPTDHLLYFVVDMKDPKSFNVIEWKNRFGNTGVTGVHLRYIRVLGSNDNVDYKVIEEKIVLDHTNIETAQLLPVKESEYRYVKVEFTGWVLNPNSALQVGDFRLGIQ, via the coding sequence ATGAAGAAACTATTATTATATTTCATATTTGCTACTGTGGCTTTATGTGTTGCTTGTGGTGACGATGAAGAGACAGTTTACACGGATATTACCGAAAATCCGTTTACAGATTTCACTGTCAACTGTGAATTAATGAATGAAGAGGGAGTGATTGTGTTTGATGAAATCGGTGCTTCTACGACTTTACAATTTAATGGGATTCCTGAAAATGCAGGTGATATAGAAGAGTTCTCTTTCAGATTCCGTTCTGGCAACGAGAGGATTTTTACTGTAGACATGGATGGTGTAATCACTAGCGTAGCCAGTGGCGAAGCTGAACTTAGCATTTGGATGGTAGATAAGTATAATGTAATACAGTTGCAGAAAACGTGTAACATTTTTGTAACCGCTAAGGTTACTGATATTGTGATTCCCGGTGATACCGATGGGTTAACTTTAGAATTGGGGGCTGTTTATGACCTGAATGCTAATGTTTCCGTACTTCCGGAAGGAGCAACTGATAAAACCTTGTCATATAGTATAAAAGATGGAGAAGATGTTGTTTCGTTAGAGGAGGGTATACTCAAGGTCTTGGCTCAAGGCACAGCAGTTATCGAGATAGCTGCCAATGATAATAGCGGAGTTAAAGCTGAACTTAATATAACAACTGTACCTTGGTACTGTCGGGATAGTTGGACGGTAGATACTTCAATTTTCTACGAAACAGTAGGAACTAACTATGCTCCGGATGGTGAAACAGGAAAACCGGAGGATATTCTTGACGGTAAAGGAGAGACTTTCTTGTCACTGATAAAGCCGGGTAAGGATTATGGTGACTGTGCTACTCCTACAGATCATCTGCTTTATTTTGTAGTAGATATGAAAGACCCGAAGTCGTTTAATGTAATTGAATGGAAAAATCGCTTTGGAAATACAGGTGTGACTGGGGTGCATTTACGTTATATCCGTGTGTTGGGAAGTAATGACAATGTTGATTATAAGGTAATCGAAGAGAAAATTGTCCTTGATCACACTAATATTGAAACAGCACAATTATTGCCTGTTAAAGAATCTGAATACCGATACGTGAAGGTAGAATTTACCGGATGGGTATTGAATCCAAACAGTGCATTGCAAGTGGGAGATTTCAGATTGGGTATACAGTAA
- a CDS encoding DUF1735 and LamG domain-containing protein, with amino-acid sequence MKTKYLLFAIFLISILGACTNAESLEDALYFTGTENSPTFKYTIDGPAEIGLTVSASCQVMEEQVIRIKVAPEKLEAYNKQYGKEYKIVPEKDFMLSTDKVVLKLGENISEQLIFSLLRVSNLEPGTTYCVPLTITDVSGGMPVLESSRTIYLVLNQVMVVSAAQSKNMPIGFVNEPSLENVPQVTMEARVMVTKFAERDPYISTVMGLEENFLLRFGDVNIKPNQIQLAGGGYPVTGKTEFETNKWYHVAVVYDGSTIKLYVNGELDGQVDAPRGPINLCGNSDKRRFCIGGSLNSRLLNGYISEARVWKKALSQNELQNNMCYVSPDNYPDMVAYWKFNEGGGKVIKDWTGNGWDINMSFNWIEGVRCPE; translated from the coding sequence ATGAAGACGAAATATTTATTATTTGCAATATTTTTAATAAGCATACTGGGTGCATGCACCAATGCTGAATCATTAGAAGATGCGTTATACTTTACCGGTACGGAAAATTCACCAACTTTTAAGTATACGATAGACGGTCCTGCAGAAATTGGTTTAACCGTTTCTGCATCATGCCAAGTGATGGAGGAGCAGGTCATTAGAATCAAAGTTGCTCCGGAAAAATTGGAAGCCTACAACAAACAGTATGGGAAAGAATATAAAATAGTTCCGGAAAAGGATTTTATGCTCTCTACAGATAAGGTGGTCTTGAAATTGGGAGAGAATATCTCGGAACAGTTGATTTTTTCTTTGCTGAGAGTATCTAATTTGGAGCCGGGAACCACATATTGTGTACCTCTGACTATTACTGATGTATCCGGGGGAATGCCCGTACTGGAATCATCACGTACCATTTACCTTGTACTAAACCAAGTGATGGTTGTCAGCGCAGCACAGAGTAAAAATATGCCTATTGGTTTTGTGAATGAACCCTCATTGGAAAATGTACCACAAGTTACCATGGAAGCGCGTGTGATGGTTACTAAGTTTGCAGAAAGAGACCCGTATATCAGTACTGTGATGGGTTTGGAAGAAAACTTCTTGTTACGCTTTGGTGATGTGAATATTAAGCCGAACCAGATACAATTGGCTGGTGGCGGATATCCTGTGACAGGTAAGACGGAGTTTGAAACCAACAAGTGGTATCATGTTGCTGTAGTGTACGATGGCTCTACAATTAAGTTGTATGTAAATGGTGAATTGGACGGTCAAGTAGATGCTCCGCGTGGCCCTATCAATCTGTGTGGAAACTCCGATAAACGCAGATTCTGTATCGGTGGGTCGTTGAACAGTCGTCTGTTGAACGGATATATCAGTGAAGCTCGTGTATGGAAGAAAGCGCTGTCACAGAACGAACTTCAGAATAATATGTGTTATGTTTCTCCTGATAACTATCCGGATATGGTAGCTTACTGGAAATTTAATGAAGGTGGAGGTAAAGTTATTAAAGACTGGACGGGTAACGGATGGGATATTAATATGTCGTTCAATTGGATTGAGGGAGTACGTTGTCCTGAATAA